The stretch of DNA GCGCCGAAGATCCGCTTGAAACCGATTCCTCCGTGCTCGAACTGGAACAGCAAAAACTGCTGAAATGGCTGAGCGATTATCACGGCGTGCAAGTGTCGGATCTGAGCACCTGCAGTTATTTTCACTGGCGTGAAGATGTTATCCGGCACTTGATGCGGGTGGCCTGCGGTCTGGACTCCATGGTGCTGGGGGAGCCGCAGATCCTGGGACAGATAAAATCTGCGTTTGCGGTGGCAAAAGAGCTTGGGGCGGTGAAGTCGGGTCTGGGCAAGGCTTTCCAGGAAGCTTTTTCCATTGCTAAAGAGGTACGTACGGACACCGCCATTGGTGAGAACCCTGTTTCCGTTGCTTACGCAGCGGTCACGCTGGCGGAGCAGATATTTTCAGATCTCGGCTCGTTAAATGCTTTGCTGATCGGTGCGGGCCATACCATAGAGCTGGTGGCCAGACATTTGTCTGAGCGAGGCGTCAAGCAGATTGTGATCGCCAACCGAACATTGCAGAACGCTGTTAAACTTGGCGACAAGTTCGGTGGCCGCGGAGTGCTGCTGTCGGATATTCCACAGGAGCTGGAGCATGCTGACATTATTGTATCTTCCACCAACAGTCAGTTACCCCTGCTTGGCAAAGGTGCTGTTGAGCGGGCGCTAAAGACCCGTCGGCATAAACCCATGCTGTTGGTGGATCTTGCGGTGCCGCGTGATATCGAGCCGGAAGTTGCGCAGATCAGTGACGCCTATTTATATAGCGTTGATGATATCCGGGATGTGATTGAGGATGGCGTCAAGAGCCGTGCGCAGGCTGCTGAGCAGGCGGCGGCGATTATTGAGCGAGGAGTTGAAGAGTATATCCGACAACTTCGTGCCCTGAACGCTGTGGCGACGCTGCGGGCTTTTCGCGATAAAGCTGACCGGATTCGCCAGGCGGAGCTTGATAAAGCCAGGCGAGCGCTGGAGAAAGGTCAATCGCCTGAGCAGGTGCTGGAACTGCTGGCCCGCGGCATTACCAATAAACTGCTTCATTCACCCAGCGTGCAGATGAAAAAAGCCAGTGCAGAGGGTCGTGACGACGTGGTTACCCTGGCACAGGAACTGTTTGAACTTGGAGATGAGTCGTGAAGGCTTCTATCTATCAGAAACTGGAACATCTGGCTGATCGCTATCAGGAACTGCAGGCCTTGCTCAGTGACGCAGAGACGATCGCGGACCAGGAGCGATTCCGGAATCTGTCGCGCGAGTTTTCCGAAGTTGAGCCCGTAGCACTGGAGTTTGCGCGTTTTTGCCAGACGCAATCCGATATGGCGCAGGCACAGGATATGTTGCTTGATGCCGATCCCGATATTCGGGCCATGGCTGAAGATGAAATCAAGCAGCTCAAGATTCAGCTCGAGACTCTTGAGCTGGATCTGCAGAAATTACTGCTGCCCAAAGACGAACGCGATGCCTTCAATGTGTTCCTGGAAATCCGGGCTGGCACTGGTGGTGACGAAGCAGCGATATTCGCCGGCGATCTGTTCCGTATGTATTCGCTGTATGCCGAATCCAAAGGCTGGCGCGTTGAGGTTTTGAGCGAGCGGCCGGGAGAGCATGGCGGCTACAAGGAAATCATTACGCGGGTGGAAGGTCGCAATGTATACGGACAGCTCAAGTTTGAATCCGGTGCTCATCGTGTGCAGCGGGTGCCGGAGACGGAAACACAGGGTCGTATTCACACCTCGGCTTGCACGGTCGCTATTTTGCCGGCAGTTGATGAGCTGGAAGAGGTGGAGCTCAACAAGGCAGATTTGCGCATTGATACCTTTCGCGCAAGCGGGGCGGGCGGTCAGCACGTCAACAAGACTGATTCGGCCATTCGCATTACCCATATTCCTACTGGTATGGTGGTGGAATGTCAGGACGAACGCTCTCAGCATAAAAACCGCGCTCGCGCCATGTCGCTTCTCAGTGCCCGACTGAATGATATGCAGCAGGCTGCCTCTGCTAAAGAGCAGTCTGACACCCGGCGTCTGCTGGTCGGTTCCGGTGATCGTTCGGAGCGGATCCGCACCTACAACTACCCTCAGGGGCGGGTCACAGATCACCGCATCAATCTGACGCTCTATAAGTTGTCCGAAATCATGCAGGGCGACCTCGATGCCGTGATTCAGCCTCTCATCCACGAGTATCAAGCGGATCAGCTGGCCGAGCTGGCGGCCTGATATGGCAATAACGGTGCGGCAGATGCTGAAACTGGCAGGCGAGCAGCTCGGCAATTCTTCGACGCCGGGACTGGATGCGGAGCTGCTGCTGTCGCACGTTATGAATATCAGTCGAAGTGGCTTGCTGGCGCGCCTGTCAGATCGCTTGAGCGAGCAGGCCGAGCAGGATTTCCTGGCTTTGCTCGCACGGCGCAGGCGCGGTGAGCCGGTCGCCTATCTGCTGGGCAGCAAAGGTTTCTGGACGCTGGATCTGCAGGTCACACCGGATGTGTTGATTCCGCGCCCTGAAACCGAATTACTGGTAGAGATCTGTCTGTCACTATTGCCGACTGAACAAGGTGATTTTCAGGTGGCAGATCTCGGAACTGGCTCCGGTGCTATTGCCCTGGCGCTGGCTGTTGAACGCCCCGGCTGGCAACTGACGGCTACTGATTTCAGTCCTGCGGCCCTGTCCCTGGCTGCAGCCAATGCGGCAAAAAACAAGCTGAATAATGTGTCTTTCAGCTGTGGAACATGGTGTGAAGCCCTGGTACCAGATAAGCGATACGATGCAATCGTCAGCAATCCGCCGTACATAGCTCCAGATGATCCTCATTTGCTTGGGGACAGTTTGCCCTTTGAACCTTTATCGGCGCTGACGGCGCCCGACTGTGGGTTGGCCGATATCCGGCAGATCGTGGCACAATCAGCAGACTATTTGCGGTCAGGGGGCTGGTTGTTGCTGGAGCATGGTCATGATCAGGGGCCAGCAGTGCGGACCTTGCTGCAGACCCGTGATTTTCAGGATATTGTCACAGCCCGTGATCTGGCCGGGCTGGACCGTGTGACTTATGGTCGGAGACCGACAGATGAATGATGAGCAGCTGCTCCGCTATAGTCGGCAGATTATGCTGCCGAGCCTGGACGTTGAGGGGCAACAGCGGCTGTTGCAGGCGACGGTGCTGATTGTTGGCATGGGTGGTCTGGGCAGCCCGGTTGCCATGTACCTGGCGGCGGCCGGTATCGGCCATTTGATTCTTGCGGACGATGATGAGGTTGAGTTGAGCAATCTGCAGCGGCAGGTGATCCATCAAACGGCCAGTATTGGTCAGTCGAAGGTGGAATCGGCGCGCGATACACTGCTGGCACTGAACCCGGATACAAAAATTACCACAATGGCCAAACGCCTGGATGTCAGTGATCTGAACAGCTTGCTGACGAGGGGGGTCGATCTGGTGGTTGATGCCTGTGACAATTTCAACACGCGCTTTATGCTGAATCGCGCCTGCGTCAGTTATTCGGTGCCATTGGTTTCAGGTGCGGCGATCCGCCTGGAGGGGCAAGTGGCTGTGTTTGATACCCGTCGCGAGCACAGCCCCTGCTATCAGTGTCTGTTTAAAGCCGGTGGCGATGATGAGCAGATGAGTTGTGCACACAATGGTGTGCTGGCACCGGTCGTTGGTGTCATCGGCAGCATGCAGGCACTTGAAGCCATCAAGCTCATCAGTGGTCTGGGTGAGGATTTGTGTGGCAGGTTGCTGCTATTTGACGCACACTCCAGCCACTGGCGCGAATTGCGCCTGCCACGAGATCCCCAGTGCGAGGTATGTGCTGTCCGTGCTTGATGCCGTGAACGTCGCGGCGCTATGATGCGGAGCAATTTGACGAAACATTAGATACAGGCTGTGTTACATGCAATTGAACGACACTGAAAAGCAAAGTACAACCGACTTATCAACAGAAGAGACAACGCAAACTGCAGAGAGTGCAGCAGAGCCAATGCCGGTATTGTCGGAGGGTGAGGGGCGCACAGAGCCTGAAGAGGCTGTCGAAACCAAAGAGCCTGAAGAAGCCGAAGAGTCTGAAGAAATCACAGAGCCTCAGGAGGCCACAGAGCCTCAGGAGGCCACAGAGCCTCAGGAAATCACAGAGCCTCAGGAAATCACAGAGCCTCAGGAGACCAAAGAGCCTGAAGAAAAAGTCCCCTTCAGTCACTTTAAACTTGAGGAACCTCTGAACAAGGCTATCAAGGATCTGGGTTACGCATTCTGTACCCCTATTCAGGCGCAGAGTCTTCGCTACACGCTGGTCGGCTATGATGTAACGGGCAAAGCACAGACCGGTACCGGTAAAACGGCTGCGTTTCTCATAACCATTATCAACGATCTGCTTAAAAACCCGACACAGGAAAAACGTTATGTTGGCGAGCCGCGGGCGATTGTCCTGGCGCCCACGCGGGAGCTGGTCATGCAGATTGCCAGCGACGCGGCGAATCTGTGCAAGCACACCGATCTGCATGTTGTCACTCTGGTGGGTGGTGAGGATTATCAAAAACAACTGCGCGCAGTCGACAAAAAGCCGGTAGATATCGTGGTGGCGACTCCCGGCAGGCTGATTGATTTTCTGCAGAATGAGCATCTTTACCTGGGTTTGGTAGAGATTCTGGTGATTGATGAAGCGGACCGTATGCTGGATATGGGATTTATCCCGCAGGTGCGCAATATTGTATCGCGGACTCCGCACAAAGACTGTCGACAGACTCTGTTGTTCAGCGCCACGTTTACCCCGGAAATCATTGAGCTGACCTCGCGCTGGGCAATGGATCCGGTCATGATCGAGATTGAACCCGAGCATGTTGCCACAGATACGGTTGAGCAGATCGTGTATCTGGTGACTACGGAAGACAAGTATAAACTGCTCTACAACCTGGTGAGCCTGCAGGGTTCAGAAAAAGTCATCGTATTCAGCAATCGGCGTGATCAGGTGCGCAAACTGGCTGACAATCTGCACCGCAACGGTGTCAATTGCGGTTTGTTGTCCGGTGAAATTGCACAGAACAAACGGGTCAGAACGCTGGAGGAGTTCCGCGATGGTCGCATCGCTGTGCTGGTCGCAACCGATGTGGCGGGACGTGGACTGCATATCGATGATGTGACACATGTTATCAACTATACGTTGCCGGAGGAGGCAGAGGATTACGTGCATCGTATCGGACGCACCGGTCGAGCTGGTGCTACAGGCACGTCTATCAGTTTTGCCTGCGAAGAGGATTCCTTTCTGTTGCCTAACATTGAGGAGAAGCTGGGGCAGAAATTACCCTGCGTGTATCCGGATCAGAGGCTGCTGACCGATCCGCCGCCGTTTTCGCGGCCATCGAAGTTCAAGGATGAGAGTAAGGCGTCTGGCAGCAAGTCTGGTGGTCGATCTGGAAGCGGCGGCCGCTCACGAGCGCGGCGCTGAAACCAGGCTGACATTTTCCTGTCCGGCCCGCGCTTCAGACGGGCCGTTTCGGAAGGGGTTGAGTTACTGCACGCGTCCCGAGATCGCGCCGTGCTGTTCCATGATCTCAATGTAAGGTGTTGCCAGGCGGTGCTTGCGCAGGTGATCCAGAAAAGTACTGCCATCCGCAAGCCGCACGTTAAGATCCCGACCGGCTTCTACAAAAAACGGTACCAGTCGGGAAAATTGCTTAGGCAACATGCCCCGATAGGCCTTCATCAGAATGTGGTAATCATCCGGAGTGCCTTCCGGGGCCTGTAGCGTAAGGAAGGCCCTGATTCGCTCATCTGACCACTGTTCATTGCGTGTGGCAGGCTGAGTTCGTTCCTTCCCGGTTTTTTTCTCTTCAATCATGCTGACATTCCAATAATTTATCCGCTGAATTAACTTATTCGCTGAGTTTTTTACGCAGCAGTTCATTAAGCTGGGCGGGATTGGCCTTGCCTTTGGATATTTTCATGGCCTGACCGACAAAGTAACCGAATACGGCTTCTTTACCGCTTTTGAACTGTGCGACCTGATCCGGATTGCCGGCCAATACATCATCGACCAGTTTCTCGATAGCGCCAGTGTCGGTTACTTGCTTCAGGCCGCGCGCTTCGATGATCTGATCAACCTCGCCTTCTCCGTCAGCCAGGGCCTCGAAAACGGTCTTGGCAATTTTTCCGGAAATGGTGTTGTCCTTGATGCGCGCAATCAGGGTGCCAAGCTGAGTGGGTTTGATCGGCGACTGCGTAATATCCAGGTCCTGTTTGTTGAGCAGGCCCAGCAGGTCAACGCTGACCCAGTTTGAGGACAATTTGGCATCGCCGCACAGTTCGGCAACCTGTTCAAAATAGTCAGCCATGGCGCGGCTGCTGGTCAGTACACCGGCATCGTACTGGCTTAGCCCGTACTGTTCGACAAAGCGCGCACAACGGGCATCCGGCAATTCCGGCATGGTCGCCCGAACCGCTTCGATGTAGGTATCATCAATGACTATCGGCAACAGATCCGGCTCGGGGAAGTAGCGGTAATCATTGGCCACTTCCTTGCTGCGCATGGAGCGTGTTTCGTCTTTGTCAGAGTCATAAAGACGGGTTTCCTGGATCACCCGGCCGCCATCTTCGATCAGATCAATCTGACGTTGAACTTCATGATTGATAGCTTTTTCGACAAAGCGAAACGAGTTCACGTTCTTGATTTCAGTGCGAGTCCCCAGCTCGGTATCGCCTTTCTTGCGCACCGAGACGTTGGCGTCACAGCGCATGGATCCTTGTGACATATTGCCGTCAGATATGCCCAGGTAGAGGATGATAGAGTGCAGCTTTTTCAGATAGGCAACCGCCTCTTTGGCGCTGCGCAGTTCCGGCTCCGACACTATTTCCAGCAGTGGTGTGCCCGCGCGGTTCAGGTCAATGCCTGACATGCCCTGAAAGTCTTCGTGTAATGACTTGCCAGCGTCCTCTTCAATATGGGCACGAGTAATGCCGATGACTTTTTCATCGCCGTTTTCCAGCTGAATACGCAGGCTGCCTTTGCCAACAGTCGGGTGATCGAGCTGGCTGATCTGATAACCCTTGGGTAGATCCGGATAAAAATAGTTTTTGCGATCAAACACCGAGCGTTTGCCTATTTCGGCATCCACAGCCAGACCAAAGGCCACAGCCATGCGCAGCACTTCTTCGTTCATTACGGGCAGAGTGCCGGGTAGCGCCAGGTCGTAAATATTCGCTTGCGTGTTCGGTTCGGCGCCAAAGGCCGTGCTGCTGCCAGAAAAAAGTTTGCTTTGTGTGGCCAGTTGCACATGGACTTCCAGACCGATAACTGTTTCCCAGGTCATTGTTATACCTCCGGTCGCATGGTGTGCCAGTTGGTATTCAACTGGAACTGGTGGGCAACATTCAGCAAGCGCGCCTCAGAGAAAGCGGGTCCGACCAGTTGCATGCCGATCGGCAGCCCGTTCAGCATACCCGCTGGCAGCGACATACCGGGTATGCCCGCCAGGTTGACAGCGATGGTGTATATATCTTCGAGGTACATGGTGACCGGGTCGCTGTTTTTCTCACCCAGCTTGAATGCAGTGTGTGGCGAAGTAGGTCCCAGGATTACATCAACATCCCTGAATGCGTCATCAAAATCCTGCTTGATCAGGCGACGGATTTTCTGTGCTTTTTTGTAGTAGGCATCGTAATAGCCAGCCGACAGGGCATAAGTGCCGACCATGATGCGCCGTTTCACTTCATCTCCGAATCCTTCCCCCCGGCTGCGCTTGTAGAGGTCCTCAAGGTTTAGCGGATTTTCGCAGCGGTACCCAAAGCGCACGCCATCAAAGCGAGACAGGTTGGCAGACGCTTCGGCCGGTGCCACCACGTAGTAGGCAGGCACTGACAGGTGGTTATGCGGCAGGTCAACTTCACTGACGCTGGCACCGAGGCCTTCCAGTACTTTGATCGCGTCCTGCAGAATCTGCTGCACAGCCGGATTCAGATCGGCAGTAAAGTGCTGTTTGGGCAGGCCGATGCGCAAACCGCTCAATGAGTTCTGCAGCAGCGCGGTAAAATCTTCCACCGGATGGTCAAGGCTGGTGGAGTCGCGCAGGTCCGTACCGGCCATGGCGTTCATCATCAGTGCGGCATCTTCCGCGCTCTTGGAGAGTGGGCCGGCCTGATCAAGACTGGAGGCAAAGGCAATCATGCCGAATCGAGATACCCGGCCGTAGGTGGGTTTCAGGCCAGTGATGCCACAGAACGATGCGGGCTGGCGAATCGAGCCGCCGGTATCAGTGCCCGTGGCCATGACACACAAATCGGCTGCGACGGCCGCTGCTGAGCCACCTGATGAACCGCCTGGAACGCGCTGGGTGTCCCAGGGGTTGCGGACCGCGCCGTAGTAGCTGGTCTCGTTGGAAGAGCCCATGGCGAACTCATCCATATTGGTTTTGCCGAGCATAACCACACCCGCGCTCTGCAGGCGCTCAACGACTGTGGCATCGTAGGGCGATACAAAGTTATGCAGCATGCGCGAGCCGCAGGTGGTTAATACACCTCTTGTACAGAAGATGTCTTTGTGAGCCATCGGAATGCCCGTCAGGGGGCCGCCCGTGCCCGCGGCCAGCATGTCATCTGCCTGCGCAGCCTGGGCCAGTGCCTGCTCAGCGGCAACTGTAATGTAGGCGTTTAAGGTCGGATTCAGCGTGGCAATGCGATCCAGAAATGCCTGTGTCAATTCAACACTGGACAGCTCTTTGCGGCTCAGTGCCTGCGACAGTTCGGCAGCGGTTTTACTCAACATAAAAAGGCGTGTCCTTATTCAATAACTTTCGGGACCAGAAACAGACCGTCCTGGGTGGCGGGCGCAATTTTTTGCAACTCATCACGCTGATTGCTTTCGGTCACCAGGTCGGGTCGCAGGCGCTGGGTGGCGTCAAACGGATGAGCCATTGGTGAAACGGCATTTGTGTCAACGTCCTGCATCTGGTCGATCATGGCCAGAATATTGGAGATGCGGCCGGTCACTTCGTCGATGTCGGACTGATTTATCTCGAGTCGTGCCAGATGTGCAATTTTTTCCACATCAGAATTGTCCAAAGCCATTCATGAGCTCCCTTAGTGTGCGATAATACCGGCTTTACCGGCGTCCGGAGATGTCTTTTGTACCGGACAATTTTGATACTTGCCCTGCGTGTAGAGCGTTGCTAGAGTGCGTATCTTATAGCTGGAGAATCCGTAATTATACGGGATTATGGCCGGTCAGGGGCAACAGTTTCCTTCCAGGTTTCCGATCGTTGTCTGACACATCAGGGAATTTCTCTGAATTGTGGCAGGAACTGTCCGTTAGATTGTTTGTCTGCTTAGTATTAGCGGGCTAAGGGTCCGGGTGCGGACCATTATGATTAAATTGAGGTTAGCAGGAATTCGATGTTCAAAAAAATAAGGGGAATGTTTTCCAACGATCTGTCTATTGACCTGGGTACAGCGAACACACTTATTTACGTCAGAGGGGAAGGCATTGTTCTGAACGAACCCTCCGTTGTAGCAATCCGCAATCACAATGGCCAGAAAACCGTTACAGCGGTCGGGGCCGATGCAAAACGCATGCTGGGTCGGACACCGGGCAATATCACGGCCATTCGCCCGATGAAAGATGGTGTAATTGCAGATTTTCAGGTCACTGAAAAAATGCTCCAGCACTTTATAAGCAAAGTTCATGAAAACAGCTTTTTCCCTCCCAGCCCTCGTGTGTTGGTCTGTGTACCCTGCAAGTCCACCCAGGTTGAACGTCGCGCTATCCGTGAGTCTGTAATCAGTGCCGGCGCCCGTGAGGTGCGATTGATTGAAGAGCCCATGGCAGCAGCCATCGGTGCCGGCCTGCCGGTCGAGAAACCCAGCGGTTCCATGGTTGTGGACATCGGTGGAGGTACCACTGAAATTGCGATTATTTCCTTGAACGGTGTTGTGTACGCCGAGTCGGTGCGAATCGGCGGTGATCGTTTTGATGAAGCCATTATCACCCATGTGCGCCGTAACTACGGCAGCCTGATTGGCGATGCAACGGCTGAACGTATCAAAAAAGAAATCGGTTGTGCCTATCCCTCCGAGGGAATTCTGCGCGAAATTGATGTGCGTGGCCGTAATCTGGCGGAAGGTGTGCCCCGCAGCTTCACGCTCAACAGTGATGAGATTCTGGAAGCCCTGCAGGAGCCTCTGTCGGCCATAGTGCAGGCTGTCAAAAGCGCGCTGGAACAATCACCACCTGAACTGGCGTCAGATATTGCAGAAAGTGGCATGGTGTTGACGGGTGGTGGTGCCTTGCTCAAGGATCTGGACAAGCTGCTGTCAGAAGAAACTGGCTTGCCTGTCATTGTCGCTGATGATCCACTGACCTGCGTCGCCAGGGGCGGCGGCAAGGCCATGGAATTAATGGATCTGAACGAAATGGATGCGCTGACCCTGGACTGATTGGCAACAGGCTGAGGTTCTGCTATCAAAACCTTATTTATAAAAGGTGCTTCGCTGGAATACCGCCTGGTGGCTTATATCATCCTGGCGGTATTGGTCATGTCCGCAGATCGACGATTCGATTATCTGGATCGAGTCAGGTTCACTGTCGCCTACTTGAGCACACCCGTTTACTGGGTGGCTGATATCCCTACCCGTGTTTCGTTGTGGATGGATGATGTCTTCGTCTCCCAGCGTGATCTGATAGAAGAAAATGCTCGTTTGCGACAGGAATTGCTGTTTGCTCAGCGAGAGCTCCAGTTGCTGGCTGGCCTGGCCAGTGAGAACAGCCGCCTGCGTGAGCTGCAGACCGCTTCTCAGGCCGTGCAGGGTCGGGTGGTAACGGCCGAGATAATCAATGTGTCCAACGATCCGGGCTCCCGGCGTGTGCTGATTAATCGTGGTGCTCACAACGGTGTGATGGAAGGTCAGGCGGTTCTGGACGCACACGGGTTGATGGGTCAGGTCGTTGAAGTTCTGCCATTTACAAGCTGGGTGCTGTTGATCACAGATTCCCGGCACGGCACACCTGTGCAGGTCAATCGCAATGGTGAGCGCGCCATCGCCCGCGGCAGTCGCGGCGATGTTCCCGAGCTGGAGCTTGAATATGTGCCGGATACCGCCGACATTGTAGAAGGCGACCTGCTGGTCAGTTCAGGCCTTGGGCAGCGTTTCCCAAAAGATTACCCCGTGGCCGAAGTGACCCGGGTTGTGCATGATCCAGGGCAGGCCTTTGCTACTGTGCGGGCTCGTCCGCTGGCACAGATGGACCGCACACGTTATGTCATGCTGGTGATTCCCGATGATGAGATCATCAGAGGACAGGTGCTGCCGGATGGTTATCTGGACAGTATTGTTGACGAGGTGGCCCCATGATTCAACGCGCCAGTGGCGGCTGGGTCATCGCTCTCAGCCTTCTTCTTGCTTATCTGCTTGCGATTGTGCCGTTTCCTGACTGGGCCATGCATTACCGACCTCAGTGGGTCGCACTGGTACTTATCTACTGGCTGATGGCGCTGCCCTATCGGGTAGGCATCGGCACCGCATGGCTGTCCGGTGCTTTCCTGGATATTCTGCAGGGGAGCCTGCTGGGGATCAATGCGCTGTCATTTGCTCTGCTGGCTTATCTTACGCTCAGTCTGCATCAACGATTGCGGCTGTTTTCGGCACTTCAGCAAAGCGGCATTGTCCTGGTTCTGGTTGGGCTGACCATGACAGTGACGAACTGGATAAAAGTTGGTACCGATCAAACCAGCGAAGGCAGTCTGTTGTATCTGCTGGGTGCCTTGTCCAGCGCATTCGTCTGGCCCTGGCTGTTTCTGATGATGCGCCAACTGCGCCGTGGTTTTGATGTTAAATGAGTCCGCGATGAACACGAACCCGGATTTGATATTGGCTTCAGCGTCGCCCCGGCGTAGCGAGTTGTTAAGGCAACTTGGTGTGCGGTTCCGGGTTTTGACTGCTGACATAGATGAGACACCTGAGTTAAATGAAAAACCTGAACAGTATGTTCAGCGCCTGGCGCGAGAAAAGGCACAAACCATTCTGCGCAGCGCGCAACGACCAGCTCATCTCGCTGTGCTCGGTGCCGATACCATCGTGGTTTGCGACGGGCAATTGCTGGGCAAACCTGCTGATGCGGATCAGGCTGCAGCCATGTTGAGCCAACTGTCAGCCCACACACACAGAGTGCTAACGGCTGTTTGCGTGTGTAATGATGAGAAACTTCAGATTCGTCTGTCTGATACCGAAGTGACTTTTCGGGCGCTGAGTGCGCATGATACAGACTGCTATATTCGTTCGGGTGAGCCGTTTGGCAAGGCTGGCGCCTATGCTGTGCAGGGGCTGGGCGCTGCTTTTGTAACCGGAATTTCAGGCAGTTACAGTGGTGTGGTAGGTTTACCATTGTTTGAAACAGCGCAACTGCTGAAGGAGTTTGACGTGCCTACCGCGTTGGACAGAGGTTGCCCGGATGAGTGAAGAGATACTGATTAACGTCACGCCCAGAGAAACGCGGCTGGCGCTGATCGAGAATGGCCTGCTGCAGGAAATCTACCTGGAAAGGCGCAGCCGCAGCGGATTTGTGGGCGATATCTATCTTGGTAAAGTGGTCCGGGTCATGCCAGGCATGGAAGCCGCTTTTGTTGATATAGGCCTTGAGAGAGCGGCTTTTCTGCACAATTCAGATATCGCGCCGATTGGCGCGGACGGCCTGGAAATCAGACCTGAAGACAGCGCGGCTGCTACTATCCAGACACAATTGCGTGAAGGGCAGATGATTGTTGTGCAGGTTGCCAAAGATCCGATCGGCAGCAAAGGGGCACGGCTCACCACGCATCTGACATTGCCCTCCAGAAACCTGGTATATCTGCCGCGGAACAATCATATCGGCATATCCCAGCGCCTGGAAAGTGAGGAGGAACGTGAGCGCCTGCTCAGTGAATTGCAGCAATGCCTGAAAGAACCGGGCGTACGCAACAGCGGTGGCTATATTATCAGGACAGCGGCCGAAGGTGCTGTAGCCAGCGAGCTGCAGGAAGATATCCGCTTTCTGCAAAAATTGTGGGCCGCTGTAGAAAGACGCATTGAACGGGGTAAAGAAATTCGCGTACTGTATCGAGACCTGCCGCTGTATTTGCGCGCGGTTCGAGACCTGCTTACACCGTGTGTCGAAAAAATACGCATCGACACGCCAGATGCATTCAGAGAAATCAGTGATTTTATCCGCGATTTTATGCCGGAGTTTCTGACTCGAATTGAACTGTACAGTGGTGAGCGACCCATTTTTGACCTTTACGGCATTGACGATGAAATTGATAAGGCTCTGGGCAGACAGGTCAGGCTGAAGTCAGGTGGTGATCTGATCATTGATCAGACTGAGGCCATGACAACCATAGATGTGAACACCGGCGCTTACCTCGGCAGTAAAAATCATGCTGAAACCGTTCTGAAGACCAATCTTGAAGCGGCCACCGCCATTGCCAGGCAGCTGCGTATCCGCAACCTGGGCGGTATCATCATTCTGGATTTCATCGATATGGACGATCCGGAACACCAGCGTCAGGTGATACGGACCTTGAACAAGGC from Pseudohongiella spirulinae encodes:
- the rng gene encoding ribonuclease G, with the translated sequence MSEEILINVTPRETRLALIENGLLQEIYLERRSRSGFVGDIYLGKVVRVMPGMEAAFVDIGLERAAFLHNSDIAPIGADGLEIRPEDSAAATIQTQLREGQMIVVQVAKDPIGSKGARLTTHLTLPSRNLVYLPRNNHIGISQRLESEEERERLLSELQQCLKEPGVRNSGGYIIRTAAEGAVASELQEDIRFLQKLWAAVERRIERGKEIRVLYRDLPLYLRAVRDLLTPCVEKIRIDTPDAFREISDFIRDFMPEFLTRIELYSGERPIFDLYGIDDEIDKALGRQVRLKSGGDLIIDQTEAMTTIDVNTGAYLGSKNHAETVLKTNLEAATAIARQLRIRNLGGIIILDFIDMDDPEHQRQVIRTLNKALEKDHARTMVTAISELGLVEMTRKRTRESLGQTLCAPCPVCEGRGRLKTAETICYEIFREIVRVARVYENDELLVMASQLVVDRLLDEESSTLADLEVLTGKTIRFEVEPMYTQEQYDVVLY